Genomic segment of Arachis hypogaea cultivar Tifrunner chromosome 16, arahy.Tifrunner.gnm2.J5K5, whole genome shotgun sequence:
ttctttttcaACTGTCAATAGCCCCATTCGTAGCAGCGCCACCTCAACAAAGAAGCAGAAGCAAAAATCGGCGTTGgccaaagagaagagaaggaCCCGTTCCGATAAGGACTTCGACATGGACGCTGTAATGGACCGTTCTGAATCTCGTCATCATTTTCCTGTTATGCTCGCTGAAGTTTTGGACGTTTTCTCCAATCTCTCGCTTACTTCCTTCGTCGATTGCACCCTTGGCGCCGCCGGTCATTCCTCCGCTGTTAGTATCAATCAATGCCTTCATTTTGCACGGATTTCTTAAATTTAGGGGTTTTCTTTTGCTACCTTTGTTTTGTgcaattaattattagttagtatAATTTAGAGTAAGGGTTCAATTTGGTTCTGAAATTGCAAGTGTTTCGTTTTACTATCTTATTAACCTTATCAGAGAAAGGAGTATCTTGCATTGCAACTGACCATCGAGTCGAGATTAAGTTAGACCCTTGAGTATTTCGAAGTATGTGTTCAAGGACAATTGTCTTTCCATTAATTCTTATTGTATAACATGTAGAGAGAATttgatatgatttttattttttgatagacTAATTTGATGTTATGCATTTATTTTGGGCATGTATACTATTTCTTATTTGATAATGACATTGTGATGATGTTAATTTGTATATGAATGTTGAGACAGGTGATTAATGGGCATGCGGAGTTGAAGTATTTTGTTGGGATGGATGTGGATCCTGTGGCACATAACATGGCTCAAGCTCGAATCAATTCTGTAGTAGAAAAGCAATTGGATGGTGGTGTAAAAGTTTTTACGCTGCTAAGGAATTTCAGACATATCAAGTCTGCTCTTAGGGAAACTGGCGACGAACGGTTGGTGGATGGTAGCATCGATGGAATCTTGATGGACTTGGGCATGTCATCCATGCAGGTTTCATTCTTGAACTTGTATCTTCTATACTGTTACGTGATCGGCCCACTTGCTGCGTTGCTTGGTTTGGTTTCCAATATTTGTGCATGGGtgttttttatctttggaacttCCAATGGGGAGAAACGGAAAATTtgatttcttctaatttttggtAGAGCAAttgcattttatttatttatttgaaaaaggaaaactCTCTCTTGCTAAAGTTGTAATGATAAGCTTTATTGAACTTAAAATAAACTGATGACCCTTTTTCTTTTGGcttttcttatttatatttgtcCTGGTTTTTAGGTGGACAATCCCCAGAGAGGATTCAGTGTGCTAGCTGATGGTCCCCTTGATATGCGTATGGATCCACAGGTATACTTTTAGACATTATGGAGTTTAATGCAAAAATCAACATGCTCATTTTGCAGAAAGCGTATATGGTTGTAAACTGCTTTGTCAGGATTACGGCTTTGGTGTAGATGAGTATTTTGTGGAATGATACTGTTGCTTGCTTGATGCAGAGTCATTCATAATTTTCTTTCCTGTGTAACTGATGAACAGGCCTAATATGACAGGCAAGTCTTAAAGCAGAGGATATATTAAATTCTTGGCCAGAATCTGAAGTTGGGCGTGTCCTAAGGGATTTTGGGGAAGAAAGTAATTGGCGTAATCTGCAAAAGAAGATTGTTCAAGCCCGGTTAGATGGTGGATTGCATTCCACTACTGACTTGCTCAATCTTATTCGACGTGTGACTCCTGCAATGAAAGGTATATCTTTCTCCATTTTGTGCCTCTTGATTAGTTGTCTCTAAGGCCATCAGTTTATTTATGCATGTCTTTTAGATACTGTAACCAATATCATGCATGAAATACCAATTATGCTCAAGGAAATATAATCACCGATTTCAATCAACATTGTAACAGGTGGAAGGCAAGGTTGGATAAAGACAGCAACCCGGGTGTTTCAAGCTCTTCGAATAGCTGTGAATGATGAACTGAAGACACTTGAGGATTCCCTCTATTCTTGTTTTGATTGCCTCTCGCCGGGGGGTAGGCTTGCCGTGATATCTTTCCATAGTCTAGAGGACAGAATTGTGAAGCAGACATTCCTTGATATAATTAAAGGAAGCGAAGATGAGAGCTGCGATAATagtgatttgaggaaggtgagtGATGAGATAAAAGAGAAAGAAGCATGGATAAAACATGTGATAAATGGATCAAATGGAATCATTCTCACAAAAAGACCAATCACGCCCTCGGCCGAAGAAGAAAAATTGAACCGCCGAAGTAGAAGTGCAAAGCTCAGGGTGATTCAGAaggtttgatttttctttttttggatttttttagaaAATGAAAATATTGTATGCATAGACTTATATGTAGTTTGTTCTTCTTTTATAGTCATCTCTAGAAAATAGTCACTGCTGTATTCACAAATTtcattaagaaaagatttaaattaTATGCCTTGCACCTTTAGCAAACTATCTGCTTAATTAGACACGAAAAAAAAGCTATCTGCTTAATTTACTCATAATTAATAATTCACACTTCCCCCTCATAATTTCTATTGCATTTATAGGAGTTTGCTAACAAGTATTTCGCTATTTCCTTTTATGTATGTTAAAGTTTGAAACGAGGTAGTATTCGATGAAAAATCGAAAAAGATTTCTTTTTTGACAAATGCTCAAAGACcagaataatttattattttttattattatttttagccatcaacctaatttttttattcgaataatttaacaatatatttttagtctacacttttaaatattaatggttAATtgttaatcaaaataataaattttactggacttctaatatttttcttcttttctgaaACGAAaatgtcatttaaaaaaaaattgtgatacTTTCTGAAAACTAAATGTCTTTAGAATACTCCTTAGTAAAATACTGAAATTCAATAAAATATCACCatacttataattaaaatttgccACAATAGATGCAATGGTAGATGAATGACGTGTCCGATGAGATGATTAAGATTCAAGCTCCAGAAATATAATTGTTCAAAAGtgtcttttttattataaaaagtaatatCAGACTCTTTACACATCAAAATTCTGATTAATATAACTAGTGAATCGTTTCTCAATGATATATGTACCAAAAGACATACCATTTCTCTATTCAACGGAGTAGAGAAGAAAACAAACGGAGTAGAGAAGAAAACAAGCGTAGGCACGATGTTAGATTTGTTACATTCTTATCCTAATTCACATTAAGAAATATTTCTTTTAATTGAAAGATAAGTCCTTTTATCTATTTGCATGCCAACGGTTTGTACTGGGATTAATTGCTGTAATATTTTCCTTGGTTCAAATGAGATTACTGGTTGTGTAATATGCTTAGAACGTTCGAATTCACCGGACTTAAGAAAAGATAATGTTGTTGACAATGGGATCCAGAGCTTGCTACAATTATTGGTAAGGAATTTCAGAATAGTTTGATCATTAGAAACTTTGAATTCTAGTATACTTGTAGATAAATTTCTCAACATAAATTCTATAATTACTTTTAAGATATGAAAAAAATCAGAAAGGAATTTACtaaatttatgtttttatctCGTGTATTACATGTAATGCTTGTGCATTACGAGATAATACAACTTAGTATTAGCTTACATTATCAGTGACATAAGGAAGAATAATACAAAAAGAATAAGGGAATGAAAATGACAATAAATATATCGTAAAAAGTAAGAGAATATGACATTTAGACCAAAATGATATAACAATATTATAGAATAATAATGCTCTATCTCCATGTAAAAAATCTATTCAAGTCATTgaagtacttttttttttaacgcGCCTCCCCCTTTTCCCAAAGTTACGTGAAATATATGCACGCCCCTTTTTCCCTCCTATCAACGTAACAGATTTacataaattttttctttaacataaatattctttttcttcttctctttttcaatgttAACGATTTGCATTGTAATTTTTGGATTTGTAATCTCTATTGCTTGTCCTTCTTCTTCGATTTTGTAGATTTATCTTCTTCGTTTTCAGATTTCAATATTCTATcaaaataatgaatgattcaacttcaaatcaatTGAATGAGAGCgttttggattattcttctgaaacgaatcaaacggacgaggtttggatttttttaaatcaaattgaatggaatgcaattgttaAATTGAACTGAATTGAACGTACGCATgtgttctgaattgaattgaattgataatctctcaATTGTAGATACAGGtgttttgaatttatataatggataatgttccatttatttagtactatacaattgtttcaccataatgacgtgttcggttcattatgcagaaaactatttgaatttgaatttatataatggataatgttctgttcatttagtactatacaattgtttcaccataataacatgttcggttcattctgcagacCAGGTGTGTTGTGGATGAACAATTTGTCCCAAAGGTCGGGATGATTTTCAAGATACTAGAAGAAGTCGGAAAGTTTTACAAAAATTATTCCAAAGAGTTCAAGAGTTTCTGAAATTCAATACTGATagcaacatttttttaaaattatctctctGCTATATTAATATATGCACTTTTTCGGTTCACCATGTGtattaatttcgattcatttgttttttttttttgggctctTAATATTTGATAAATACCCTGATTCTATTCACTGCAAGTCTGCAACCTAGAATAAAACAGCAGCCAGACAGTTCCAATAGATATATATATTAACATCTTAAACCAACAGGACAAGGACTAATCCATCTTGAAtcagatatatacattaacattaaattttcaataacatttacattaatattcacatataGACATTGTTTGgttttttaaacaagttaaacaaaatagtGCTAATTACAACCAATCAAACAAAGTATATCCTATTTACTATCTATATCCCCGTATGTGAATTTACAATAAGGGCTGGAGAGGACAGCAGATGGTTTTAAGAGTCTTATTTCTTTAGATGCCCGAATCACTTGGTCTCTAATTTTGTTCAGTTTGTGCAACAAAATATTTGGACCATATTTGAGCCTGAAGCcaaaaaaatttagtcaatacttCACTTAATACACCGACAAGCACAATCATACATATtttaatcaagtgaatcaaaatggccAACCTAACTGAACCGAACatcattcatgtgctgaataaaacgtgataaatattcaatcatcaataaaaacttTTTTACATGCAAAAGAATTCAACTGAACACATAAAAATCAGGTGGATCAAATGACAAACACCAGTGAACTGAACAGcaatcatgtgctgaataaaacgtgataaacattcaatcatcaagtaaatcatttctgcatgcaaaatgactcaattaaacacactaataatcaaatgaattaaaataaccaactccactgaactgaatttcattgatgttctaaataaaacttgaaaaacattcaatcagcaagaaaaatatttctgcatgcaaaagaactcaactgaaCGCACTAACAATCAGGTGAATCAAATGACAAACACCTGTAAACTGAACATCAATCATGTGCTGAATATAACGtgataaatattcaatcatcaagtAAATCATTTCTGCATGTAAAAGAACTCAACTGAACGCACTAACCATCAGGtgaatcaaatgataaacaccaGTGAACCGAACAccaatcatgtgctgaataaaacgtgataaatattcaatcatcaagtAAATCATTTCTGTATGCAAAAGGACTCAActaaacacactaacaatcaaatgAACGAAAATGAGCAACTCCAttgaacagaaagaaaataagaacacattTCCATTCCTATACCCTAGTTATGCCAAAAAAAATGGAATCAGATTAAGTCAATCTACTAAACGAAGTAACTCAATTCAGTAAACCTAAAATGCAACTAAGAGAAATGCGAGATTGCAAGATTTTAAATGAACAGTAGTTTTTATCATACCTTTCGCagtctttgttcttatttttgttcgtgttttcttcttcctttcgaaATCTTCTCGCGATTCTTCGCCAGTAACGATTTTCGCAGAGAACACAAGTGAAgtttgagagattttgagagagattcgaaCTTCTCCAGTAGCGGTTTCAATATTGAAGAATGAACGTTGTTTCATATTCAATGCGTGAATGAATATGTTAACGTTTTGTACGTTTGGGCGCGTGGAGTCACGTTTCATTTAATGAGATTGGGTTTTTTCGGTATTGGGCCAGCTTGGATGGACTTGGATGAAAAATTATATGGATGTGTAGCATGACTGATTATAGAATAGTAAGTTCTCAAAATatcactttattattattttcttttttttaatatattataaatgagtaaactactatttgtacccacgaaagttgaaaacactgacatatctacccatagaagaaggaaattaccatttgtacccatgaaacaCAAACTTTTgctaacaaaattatccaaatctaaaaaaatatttgaaattttcaaattacCCTACCACCAACACTTACTTCACACCACCACTTTTCCAATCCCAAACTCTACCACCACCGAAACTCTTTCTCACcaccaccctaaaccctaactatCACCATCACTCAAAATGCCCCGTGCCTCCGACAAACATTCCAGAAACAACGATTATTTCAACCAAACACAGAACAAGTACAAACTTCAACCATGTCTCGTTGTAACTCCAAGAAAATAAAGAGACGCACCTGGATTTAGGGTAGAGTCCTTCCATTGAAGGGGTAGCAGATGTGACGGTCATAGGATACATATTCCAATCCGTTTCCACATTTGGGAACAAACCCAATAATTTCGAATACGCATCACACTTCTCCGCCACCCCCAACCAACCAAACATTCCctccacctccaccaccaccaccatcgagACAAGATTGCAGAGGAAGATAGGGGGCGAGTAGTGCGTTCTTGAGAAGATTTTACAAGAAGGTGGAGGATTAGTAGGCTGAAGATTGAAAGAACGAAGTGTTTGAGCTCAACGTTCAGAAACGACGCCATTCCTTGATTGAACTGAGGGTTTTGGTGATTGTGGATTTGCATCAAGTGGAAGGTATCCGGGTGGCGCCGTTGGTTCTCTTGGGAGCATTTTATGGCCGCCATGAGGGAGTTCGACGTCGTCAACGGTGGAGAAGGTCGATGAGGGTTTGGTGGAGGGGAGGCGGTCGAGGGACATGCCGACGAAGAGTTTTAGGGCACGCAACTGGAGGCGCGGGGAGATGGTTACGACTGCGGCTACGGTGGTTACGGCAGTGCGCGATTGAGTGATTGCGTCACGGAGGAAGGAGGAATGAGGAATGGAGGGCCAAGAGAGCGGAGGCTGCATGGAAGGAGGCCGTCTAGAAAGCTTGCGAATTTTGGATGGCGGCAGTAATGGTGGTAGTTGGGGATGAGAGTGGTGGTGAAGAAGAGTTTGGGTAGTGGTGGGATTTAAGATTAGAAAAGTGGCGGTGAAGATAAAGATAATTTAGGAATTTTAgttgattttttagtgtttgaatTTCCCTCTTTTGTGGGTAGATATGTCAGTGTTTTCAACTTTCATGGGTAGAAATTGTAGTTTACTCTATTATAAATACATTTGtaagttttttaataaattttttattaaaatgagaCATATTATAAACTTGATGGACGGACTAATGtcaaattcatttattttttgtttaaaaaaaatgtcCTGATTGAGATTTTACAACAagtgtatttaaattaaattcttttaaaattaaaaaaaaatatttttttaattgttaaaagaatatttaaagagtttaattttgttaTAGTAATAATTGTACCatcatatctatttttt
This window contains:
- the LOC112755503 gene encoding uncharacterized protein; this translates as MAMLYKISLLSLSPTPILLNRLQNLTSLSCSSFSTVNSPIRSSATSTKKQKQKSALAKEKRRTRSDKDFDMDAVMDRSESRHHFPVMLAEVLDVFSNLSLTSFVDCTLGAAGHSSAVINGHAELKYFVGMDVDPVAHNMAQARINSVVEKQLDGGVKVFTLLRNFRHIKSALRETGDERLVDGSIDGILMDLGMSSMQVDNPQRGFSVLADGPLDMRMDPQASLKAEDILNSWPESEVGRVLRDFGEESNWRNLQKKIVQARLDGGLHSTTDLLNLIRRVTPAMKGGRQGWIKTATRVFQALRIAVNDELKTLEDSLYSCFDCLSPGGRLAVISFHSLEDRIVKQTFLDIIKGSEDESCDNSDLRKVSDEIKEKEAWIKHVINGSNGIILTKRPITPSAEEEKLNRRSRSAKLRVIQKV